The proteins below are encoded in one region of Mauremys reevesii isolate NIE-2019 linkage group 15, ASM1616193v1, whole genome shotgun sequence:
- the ATAT1 gene encoding alpha-tubulin N-acetyltransferase 1 isoform X4: MEFPFDVDALLGERVTAVDQHLQPPGRRGPGYTATLRVDLQQQLMTIIDEMGKASAKAQNLPAPITSASRMQTNHHVLYILKDNEVKTAGKGAIIGFLKVGYKKLFLLDRHGAHNEVEPLCVLDFYIHESLQRHGYGKELFQCMLQRERVQPHQLAVDRPSEKLLCFLRKHYNLQGTIPQVNNFVIFEGFFADQHAPVRKLPPKRAEEEIKPYSLTDRELSPHRGAWTQQGRDGGSPEMRLLVRVVFSMSLPSPVCFDWNGGGRGRMIPLSLLPHSPAPALSPPLLLPPLPPSPSAYPGGVFTAMCNDPTAPTNQLSATLPSPGAAPTAVGGEPTSPLMREGRSLPLALQRGQTRNPPTHTLLAGGVHPTATTTRQGQMDWAVCITFYQSYLAPITIGSEHLTVALGSRALLLSAFCKWGN, encoded by the exons CTCAGGGTGgatctgcagcagcagctcatgACCATCATAGACGAGATGGGCAAGGCCTCGGCCAAG GCCCAGAACCTGCCGGCCCCAATCACCAGCGCCTCGCGGATGCAGACAAACCACCACGTTCTCTACATCCTGAAGGACAATGAAGTGAAGAC AGCGGGGAAAGGGGCCATAATCGGCTTCCTCAAGGTCGGCTACAAGAAGCTCTTCCTGCTG gatcgCCATGGGGCTCACAATGAGGTGGAGCCGCTGTGTGTGCTGGACTTCTATATCCATGAGTCGCTGCAGAGGCACGGCTATGGCAAGGAGCTCTTCCAGTGCATGCTGCAG CGCGAGCGAGTGCAGCCCCACCAGCTGGCCGTGGACCGCCCCTCGGAGAAACTCCTCTGCTTCCTTCGCAAGCACTACAACCTGCAGGGGACCATTCCCCAG GTGAACAACTTCGTGATCTTCGAGGGCTTCTTTGCCGACCAGCATG ctccggtgAGGAAGTTGCCTCCAAAACGTGCTGAGGAGGAGATAAAACCCTACTCTCTAACAGACCGAGAGT TGTCACCACACAGGGGCGCCTGGACTCAGCAGGGCCGTGACGGGGGGTCCCCCGAAATGAGGCTGCTGGTACGTGTGGTTTTCAGTAtgtccctcccttcccccgtTTGCTTTGACTGgaatggcggggggagggggagaatgattcccctttcccttctgccccacagcccagctcctgcactgtcccctccccttctgcttccccctTTGCCTCCCTCACCCAGTGCATACCCCGGAGGGGTCTTTACTGCCATGTGCAATGATCCCACTGCACCCACCAATCAGCTGTCAGCCACACTGCCCTCTCCAGGAGCCGCTCCCACAGCTGTTGGGGGGGAACCCACCTCCCCTCTGATGAGGGAGGGCAGATCCCTGCCCCTCGCTTTGCAGAGAGGACAGACTaggaacccccccacacacacactgctagcTGGAGGGGTTCATCCCACAGCTACCACCACACGGCAGGGGCAGATGGACTGGGCTGTCTGTATTACGTTCTATCAATcttatctggcccccatcaccataggatctgagcacctcacagtagCCCTGGGAAGCAGGGCCCTGCTACTATCTGCCTTctgcaaatggggaaactga